The Thermobifida halotolerans sequence TCGACCGCTGCCGCGCGCAGTTCGCCCAGCCGCCGCCGCAGGTTCTCCGGCTCGTGGGCGAGCGCGGTCTCGCACGCGGCGAGGGCGTGGAGCAGGGAGAGCAGGCGCAGGTGAGTGGTGTCGTCCTTGGCCTCGCACAGGGTGTGCTCGACGATCGCGCGCGTCTTGCGGAAGGGGTGCGTCGTCCGCGTCGCCGACGCCTCCACCTGGGTCAGCACGGTTCTCCTCTCGTCGTTGGTGGCGTGTGGCGGGGGTGCCACAGTCGTGGGCGCGCAGCCCGTGCGGGCTGCGCGCCCACGGTGGTGGTCCGGTGTCTCAGGCGCTGATCGCCTGTGCCTGGGCGGGCGCCTCGGTCACGCTGATCTTGCGCGGCTTGGCGTGCTCGGCCACGGGCACCCGGAGCGTCAGGACGCCGTTGACGTAGTCGGCGGAGATGTGGTCGGTGTCGAGCGCCTCGCCGAGGAAGAGCCGGCGGGAGAAGGCGCCGACCGGCCGCTCCGCCACGACCGTCTCGCGTCCTTCGGTGATGCTCTCGCGCTCGGCCCGGACGGTC is a genomic window containing:
- a CDS encoding Hsp20/alpha crystallin family protein, with translation MLMRTDPFQEFDRITRRLLNDPVRPSVMPMDAYRDGDTFVICFDLPGVRADSIDLEVERDVLTVRAERESITEGRETVVAERPVGAFSRRLFLGEALDTDHISADYVNGVLTLRVPVAEHAKPRKISVTEAPAQAQAISA